A genome region from Trachemys scripta elegans isolate TJP31775 chromosome 2, CAS_Tse_1.0, whole genome shotgun sequence includes the following:
- the GDF6 gene encoding growth/differentiation factor 6, with protein sequence MNAARALLSAVFLISFLWDLPGFQLASISSSTKGPRSRREAKVARSPRGIPALASHQPRLPQEAQPGGKAQQRAEPHEYMLSLYRTYSIAEKLGINASFFQSSKSANTITSFVDRGRDDLSPAPLRRQKYLFDVSTLSDKEELVGAELRLFRKAPGHRLSQPPPGLSSMQLFPCLSPRLLDARTLDPREAPPAGWEVFDVWQGLQQQQPWKQLCLELRAPGGRGQQPLPDLRSLGFGRRGRAQQEKALLVVFTRSPRKNLFAELREERGSPREERGSPQRVPQETQQQFKTRRKRRTAFANRHGKRHGKKSRLRCSKKPLHVNFKELGWDDWIIAPLEYEAYHCEGVCDFPLRSHLEPTNHAIIQTLMNSMDPSSTPPSCCVPTKLTPISILYIDAGNNVVYKQYEDMVVESCGCR encoded by the exons ATGAACGCAGCCCGGGCCCTGCTCTCCGCCGTGTTCCTCATCAGCTTCCTGTGGGATTTACCCGGTTTCCAGCTGGCTTCCATCAGCTCCTCCACCAAGGGCCCGAGGAGCCGCCGAGAGGCGAAGGTGGCCAGGTCCCCCAGAGGCATCCCCGCCCTGGCCAGCCACCAGCCGCGGCTGCCGCAGGAGGCGCAGCCGGGGGGCAAAGCGCAGCAGCGAGCGGAGCCCCACGAGTACATGCTGTCTCTGTACAGGACCTACTCCATAGCGGAGAAACTGGGGATCAATGCCAGCTTTTTTCAGTCCTCGAAGTCCGCCAATACTATCACTAGTTTTGTAGACAGGGGACGAG ACGATCTCTCGCCCGCCCCGCTCAGGAGACAGAAGTATTTGTTTGATGTATCGACTCTCTCAGACAAAGAAGAGCTGGTGGGAGCGGAGCTGCGGCTCTTTCGCAAAGCCCCCGGCCATCGCCTCTCCCAGCCCCCGCCGGGCCTGTCCTCCATGCagctcttcccctgcctctccccccggCTCCTGGACGCCCGGACTCTGGACCCGCGCGAGGCTCCCCCGGCCGGCTGGGAAGTGTTTGACGTgtggcaggggctgcagcagcagcagccctggaagCAGCTCTGCCTGGAGCTGCGGGCCCCGGGGGGCCGGGGGCAGCAGCCGCTGCCGGACCTCAGGAGCCTGGGCTTCGGCAGGAGAGGCCGGGCGCAGCAGGAGAAGGCCCTGCTGGTGGTGTTCACCAGGTCCCCGCGGAAGAACCTGTTCGCCGAGCTGCGGGAGGAGCGGGGCTCGCCGCGGGAGGAGCGGGGCTCGCCGCAGCGCGTGCCGCAGGAGACCCAGCAGCAGTTCAAGACGCGGCGGAAGAGGCGGACCGCCTTCGCCAACCGCCATGGCAAGAGGCATGGCAAGAAGTCCCGGCTCAGGTGCAGCAAAAAGCCCCTGCACGTGAACTTtaaggagctgggctgggacgACTGGATTATCGCCCCGCTGGAGTACGAAGCCTACCACTGCGAAGGGGTGTGCGACTTTCCGCTGCGATCCCACCTGGAGCCCACCAACCACGCCATCATCCAGACCCTCATGAACTCCATGGATCCCAGCTCCACGCCTCCCAGCTGCTGCGTGCCCACCAAACTGACCCCCATCAGCATCCTCTACATAGATGCGGGCAACAACGTGGTGTACAAGCAGTACGAAGATATGGTGGTCGAGTCCTGCGGTTGCAGGTAG